ATGTATTTTAAGGATCAATCAAAACTACCTGTATGCATGTagaaatttcaagaaaatcaCTCTCTTGGCTCATAAGATACATCATTTAATCAGCAAATCATATAAAGTTTTCAAAGTATATTCTTTCTGAAGAGCATTATGTTTCTGAACATATTCGTTTATAAAAATAATGCCTACAGGTAGAAGTAGACTTCTGTGTTTTTTCAAATTTACTTGTCAGCAGATGGATAATTGCTTTTATGTTCTATTTTTATCAACtaggaaaagtaaaaagaaaatcagctgcttttctccttctgaagCCATTTTTTACAATACTTCAAAACCTGATCTTAAGAATGCGTTAACTCTGTAATTTAACTGTCTGACTTGTCATCTAAAAGTAAGAGTTTGCAAGCAAAATGCTATGTAGATAGAGGTGGCAGCTTAAGTAATGCTTAGATTTAACAACCTGTCTCCCACTAAATAACTGAAATAGTGCTTCAACTCTTTATAGCCAGATGACGTGTACTACTGTGGAATAAAGTACATCAAAGATGACGTCATGCTCAACGAGCCTTCTGCAGATGCCCCAGCCGCTCGCTACCAGACAATTGAGGAGAATATTAAGATCTTTGAGGAAGATGAGGTTGAATTCATCAGTGTGCCTGTCCCTGAGTTTGCAGATAGCGATCCTGCCAACATTGTTCATGACTTCAACAAGGTGAGCCAGGCTTTGGGAACAGCAGAGAGTATGGGGGCTCTTTAAtgctttgtcattttattttattttattttttaaatttatttatctgcccttcccccctgttttctgcgctctgtgttcttctgcgtctgcttgtgtTAATCtggtggtactgggaaactgcatctcttttgttgcatcgtcttgctgcatcagctctccatgtgtgcagcgccactccttggtgggctgtcttttgtcacacagggcggctccttgcagggcgcactccttgtgcatgaggaaCCCCTACaagggggcgcccctgcatggcacggcactccttgcacacggcagcactgcgcatgggccagcttgccactcgggtcaggaggccctggggatcgaaccctggaccctccatatagttgacagatgctctgtcagttgagccacatctgcttcccgctttgtcattttaaatttcaatattttggagcggatgtagctcagtggttgagtgcctgtgtccgtgtacgaggtcctggattcaacatttgctatatcattctGTCATCTCTCTACTTACCTTTCCATTTCCCGAACACTGGAGTGTGGGTTGTAGACATCATGCTTCTTAAACGCTAGTGCCATGAAAATTTCCTGAGAACAAAATTATTCCCTCAGGAAATTATCGCATGGCATGGAgtggatctatttgggtttatcctgtttggagtttgttgagtgtcttggatgtgaatatttatgtctttcattaaatttggaaagtttttaggcattatttctttgaatattctttctgttcctcttttttccttcagagACCCTcacaatgtatatattggtatacttgatagTGTTCCACAGTTTCATAAGgccctgtttatttttcttcattcttccactttctgcttctcagacggAATGATTTAAATTGTGGTATCTTAAGGTCCACTTATTCTTCTGCTagttccaatctgctattgaaccccttctagggaatttttaatttttgctacTGTAGTCTTCACCTGTTTGgctcattttcataatttccatctctccataTTCTTTTTGTTAATCTATCATTTAAAGTTTATACTATTTAATACAGAAAAAgttctccttttaatcacattcaaataaaCTATTCATTGGTAATTACACGCACAATGTTGTGCTATGCTTGCCACCATCAaaaggaccattttttaaaaagtctttttctaATTTGGCACTTGCCTTGTTACTACAGTcattaactgttttctggagctttgaggaaAATGTTTCATTCAGTTCTTGCTTGTTGTTCAAAGCTACGGggggatggagaaataaattttcctctcccttcccttcttaaCGTCTGTTCCTATCCCACCGAGTTCTTGATTTGTTGTGGTGTAAGAGTGATTTACAAAGCCAGCCATTTTAGTGATAAACATTATTCTTAAAAATCCAGTAGCTGCCTGTATTATAAACactaatatgtatatatataattttcttctagaaactcaCCGCCTATTTAGATCTTAACCTGGATAAGTGCTATGTGATCCCTCTGAATACATCAATTGTCATGCCACCGAGAAACCTGTTGGAGTTACTTATTAACATCAAGGTATAAAATCGTTTACTTGATTTTGATTACCAATACTGCTTTAGTTTCCTGGAATTCCTGGTTGAGACATTCGCTCTATAGGAGCCCGTCTTACCAGAAATGTAGCTAAGAATTTTGTAAAGAACTGAGACTTGAAATCTTACTCTAGGGTCATTCTGGTTTTGGAGTTTAGGTATAAATGCAGGCCTCCCCCCAATCCCCCtcacaaacctttttttttttttttaatattttataatttggaaTTCagaatgtatgtgtgtggggtggtggtggtggtggtttgacTTTGTTAAGCCAAAGGTTAACAATTTTTGTAAAGAGCCAAATAATAAATACTAGGCTTTCAACCCATGAGGTTTGTGACCACTGAAACTTTATTATAAGTGAAGGGGCATAACTGTATAAGCTCCAAGAATTCTGTTCATTTTCCTGGTCTCCTCAGTCTATGTTTTGAGATATTTATGTAATAAATTCTTTTCTAAACGTAGGCTGGAACCTATTTGCCTCAGTCCTATCTGATTCATGAGCACATGGTTATCACTGATCGCATCGAAAATATTGATAACCTGGGTTTCTTTATTTATCGACTGTGCCATGACAAGGAAACTTACAAACTGCAACGCAGGGAAACCATTAAAGGTAATAATTTCTACTCTTAAAGTGCTGGTAGAAATGTTCATTATTTCACTTCCTTGGGTTAAACTCATTTTAGATCAAGACTAGTCATTGTTCCGATGCTTGCCTTGAATGAGAACAAAATGATATTATGTCACTGTCTGACATTTCCAGATTTCTGAAGAATCATCGTCATTAAATTAACTCTTCAGATTGAGGAAAGGTCATGTGAAATGTCACTGCTTTGGCAAGCTAGTACTTCAGTTCCCACAGGGCTACCCAGTCCAACTTTCACGTCACCACTTTGGTTGAATCCCACTTAAAAGGCTCTCAGCATCCAGAAGGTGTCTGGAGAGCAGGGCTTGAGGTGGATGTTCAGGAGTCTGAATTCTAAGCAGAAGGTTTGCTTTTTTGATTATGTTGAAGATAATCACAGGCAGGCTGGTTGGAAGGGAATTTGGGTGACGAATTTAGGGCATCTATACAACTGTCGTAGCATTTAACCtttattttctcatctgaaaaataagaTGCTGTAGTGCCCAATTGCCTTTTAAGATCATTGTAAAGCTAAAATAGAAAGTGTATGTGGCAGAGCTTTGGAAAGTCAACTGCCATTCAAATATAGCATGGTATGATTTCTTTGGAAATGTAGCACCAGGGAAGGTGCTttcctggccttttttttttttttttaagatttatgtatttatttcttcccaccaccttgttcacttgctgtgtctgttcatcttccctgtttctttaggaggcactgggagctgcacccgggacctctgatgtgggagggaggcgcccaatcgcCTAAGCCACTGCTTTATTGTGTTTCTCCTTAGGTTTTTcgtccctgtgtctcttgttgcattgtcttgttatgtcagcttgccccctccgcctgttgtgccagcttgctgtcttctttaggaggcactgggatccgaaccagCGACCTCGTGTGgtgggcaggagcccagtcacctgagccacatctgcttctcctggGCCTTTTTTGTTAGCACTTTTAATACGACTATTCTGTCTCCTTGAGCTGATGGTAATAAGTCAACTGAAACCCACTGCTTGATCTctattataaaaatatctttatggTTTAtaaagcccaccccaccccaagatggctcctcCTCGGTCTTGTAGCGCATTGGTTttattgctcattgttttttttgtttgtttggttggttggctttttgttcattgtctactCCTTgttattttgctcattgtctgcttgtgtttagtttgttttttctttaggaggcacctgggaccaaacctgggacatcccatgtggaaaGTGGACgttcaacctcttgagccacatctgcttcctacttgttttttgctcattgtctgctcattgttttgctagTTGTCTTACGCActgttttgcttgatgtctgcttgttgtttctttttcttctttaggaggcacagggaactgaacctggaacctcccatgtgggaggcaggcgctcaattgcttgagccacatctgctccccataaatttttttaaaagtcaaacttTGAGGTACAATGAAATTTGCTGCAGTTTAGAGATTGGACAGATGCATCCACAGTTATTATCACTACAGTTAAGAAACACAGTTAAGAAGGTATTTCCAGTACCTTCAGCTTTATATGTAAGTCATCTGTGTTGGTGTTATTGTTGCTAATATCGGTTAGATTCTTAGTTCAGATGAGGAAAGATTATTTTCTCTGGCATAAAAGGTATTTGCTGTGGAAGTTTATGGGATATAgagtaaaatatttctttctttatatcaATAACAGCTGAGGATTAATATGAATATTTCTTAGTAAAGaatccaaaattaaaaacttttccctCCCAAACAGGTATTCAGAAACGTGATGTCAGCAATTGCATTACCATCCGgcattttgaaaacaaatttgCGGTGGAAACTTTAATTTGTTCTTGAACAGTCAAAAAGAACAATATGGAGAAGATTTAATACCACAGCATAACCCCACCCTTTGTATTTTGTgcagtgattatttttaaaaatcttctttcaTGTAAGTAGTAAACAGGGCTTTACTATCTTTTCATCTCGTAATTCAATTAAAAccattacctttttaaaatcttttcttctttccaagTGTGGTGTCTTTTGTATTTGAATTAGTCATTGTATGAAGTCATAGTCACCATAGATTTTAGGTGTTAAGAAggattaaaatttctttaaaccaTTTATCcagatttttatgttttaattatgCATTTTTGAGAGGAGGGGTTATCTAAATAATCATATATATACGTACTGAAAGTGGACCACAGTGACTTATTTGTAGCTGCTAGTTGCCCTGCCACCTACTTTGCTAGAGCatttgaaaacacattttaattttcctcTAATTAAAATGTGCAGTATTTTCAGTGTCATATTTAACTCTTATAGATAATGATTTCCACTTTAATGTTTTAATATCCTAGGCATCTGCTgtaataatattttagaaaatgtttggaaTTTAAGAAATAACTTGTGTTACTAATTTGTATAACCATATCTGTGCAATGGAATATAAATATCACAAAATTGTTTGACTAAAGGACTGTGTGTTGTTTTTCCCATATTACAAAACCAGAGTCATTTTGTTCTTTATATTTAACATCAGCCAGGTAAAGgaagaaactatttttttaaaaactcagttcTCTATATGTAGTGGGTAaagtctatttattttttctttttttgacaaaAATAAACCTTTGTAATAAGTAAACCAGATTCCTCATGGACACTATTAAGGTGACATTCAAGACTAAACCtcagtacatttaaaaatagttcttatatttaataGGCTAAGTTTCTAAACAGCAGTGCTTTTCTGAGAATGTCCCCTGACAAATACAAATTCTGGCTTTAGGAAGTCAGATGTTTTAACATTTTCTAGACCCATAAAGGATTTGGCCTAGAAGCCTATCCTAGTCCAAAAggatatttagaatatatataatatatgtataagagggtaccaggtattgaacctgggtccttgtacatggaagcaggcactccgtccttgagctacacctgcttacAAGgatatgaatatttttttctcctgacCCTTGGCTTCATTTAGATAATAGTGTAAGAGCTTTAGGTAAACTAGTTGGATATTCAAGGATTTTGAATTTCTTTCAGAAGACAATTTGTTCTGGTAAAATTGCTTTTTATCAGAACTAGTAAAGTTGCTTTTTATCAGAACTGGTAAAACTGCTTTTCCTCACCTTCCCTGCTCTAAAATGTCCTGAGTTTTCAGGGAGCTGTGAACATTTTGGAGCCTGTTATTCATTCAGGAAAATACTCAACACCCGTTATATGCCTGACACATAGTTTGGCGTTGAAGATACATCtgcaaataaagggaaagacaACCTCCCTGTCTTCATGGAGACTTTGAGTCTAGTGTAAGAGACTGACAAATACCAGCTAACACATTGTGATAGGTCCTGAGATGGGCGAAGAAGAGGTTCCCTGGAAGCCTTTAGAATGGACCCTGAGGTTTAGAACACATTGTGTGATGGGTCTAGGTTGGGGGGACCTTGATGCCATCTTGAGGACTTTATTCATGGGCTACTATGGAAGGCTTGTGTTTTCGAAAGGTTGGTTTATGTTTTTCCACTTATAGAAGTTACGccatggggagcggatgtggctcaagtgttggAGGGCCTGCTTTGCACGTGGGAGGTTGcaggtttggtccccagggcctcttaaaacaaaaccaaaaaaacaaaatgaaaaacccaacacAGGGGAGCCGAAGTGGCTCTAGGAGGTctcaagttcaatccccagccccagtaactttaaaaaaaaaaaaaggagtgccGTGTTAGTTTCGGTATGACTGTACCATCT
The window above is part of the Dasypus novemcinctus isolate mDasNov1 chromosome 15, mDasNov1.1.hap2, whole genome shotgun sequence genome. Proteins encoded here:
- the ITM2B gene encoding integral membrane protein 2B, which codes for MVKVTFNSALAQKEAKKDEPKSGEEALIIPPDAVAVDCKDPDEVVPVGQRRAWCWCMCFGLAFMLAGVILGGAYLYKYFALQPDDVYYCGIKYIKDDVMLNEPSADAPAARYQTIEENIKIFEEDEVEFISVPVPEFADSDPANIVHDFNKKLTAYLDLNLDKCYVIPLNTSIVMPPRNLLELLINIKAGTYLPQSYLIHEHMVITDRIENIDNLGFFIYRLCHDKETYKLQRRETIKGIQKRDVSNCITIRHFENKFAVETLICS